One Telluria mixta DNA window includes the following coding sequences:
- a CDS encoding electron transfer flavoprotein-ubiquinone oxidoreductase, producing MEYDVVIVGGGPAGLSAAIRLKQLAAEKGQDVSVCVLEKGGELGAHILSGAVMDPRALNELFPNWKELGAPLNTPVTEDRVLFLTETKSYQTPSMFVPKMLENHGNYVISLANVVRWLGQQAEALGVEIFPGFPAAEILYNDDGSVKGVATGNMGVNRHGQPTDAFQLGMELHAKYTLFAEGSRGHLGKQLMAKYDLNKGKDPQTYGIGIKELWEIDPARHKPGLVIHTAGWPLDNDTYGGSFLYHLENNQVAVGFVVGLAYQNPYLSPYEEFQRYKTHPEIRHFFEGGKRISYGARAITAGGLQSLPKTVFPGGALIGCDAGFLNTSRIKGSHAAIKTGMLAADAAYAALGDGRQHDELLSYPVAFEQSWLHEELHVARNFKPWMSKGLITGTIMTGIDQIVFKGRAPWTLHHNHADHECLRPASSFKPIAYPKPDGKLTFDRLSSVFISNTNHAEDQPIHLTLKNPNVPVDVNLARFAGPEQRYCPAGVYEFVKTDEGKDRLQINAQNCVHCKTCDIKDPTQNIVWVTPEGGGGPNYPNM from the coding sequence ATGGAATACGACGTCGTCATCGTGGGCGGTGGTCCTGCCGGCCTGTCGGCCGCGATCCGCCTGAAGCAGCTGGCGGCCGAAAAGGGCCAGGACGTGTCGGTCTGCGTGCTGGAAAAAGGCGGCGAGCTGGGCGCGCACATCCTGTCGGGTGCCGTGATGGATCCGCGCGCGCTGAATGAACTGTTCCCGAATTGGAAAGAACTGGGCGCACCGCTGAATACGCCCGTGACGGAAGACCGCGTGCTGTTCCTCACCGAAACCAAGTCGTACCAGACGCCGTCCATGTTCGTGCCAAAGATGCTCGAGAACCACGGCAACTACGTGATCTCGCTGGCCAACGTCGTGCGCTGGCTGGGCCAGCAGGCGGAAGCGCTCGGTGTCGAAATCTTCCCGGGCTTCCCGGCCGCCGAGATCCTGTACAACGACGACGGTTCCGTGAAGGGCGTCGCCACGGGCAATATGGGTGTCAACCGCCACGGCCAGCCGACCGATGCGTTCCAGCTGGGCATGGAGCTGCACGCGAAATACACGCTGTTCGCGGAAGGCTCGCGCGGCCACCTCGGCAAGCAGCTGATGGCGAAGTACGACCTGAACAAGGGCAAGGATCCGCAGACCTACGGCATCGGCATCAAGGAACTGTGGGAAATCGATCCGGCCAGGCACAAGCCGGGCCTCGTGATCCACACGGCCGGCTGGCCGCTGGACAACGACACCTACGGCGGCTCGTTCCTGTACCACCTGGAAAACAACCAGGTTGCCGTCGGCTTCGTCGTCGGCCTGGCCTACCAGAATCCGTACCTGTCGCCGTACGAGGAATTCCAGCGCTATAAAACGCACCCGGAGATCCGCCACTTCTTCGAAGGCGGCAAGCGCATCTCGTACGGCGCGCGCGCGATCACGGCGGGCGGCCTGCAGTCGCTGCCGAAGACCGTGTTCCCGGGCGGCGCGCTGATTGGCTGCGACGCGGGCTTCCTCAACACGAGCCGCATCAAGGGCAGCCATGCCGCCATCAAGACGGGCATGCTCGCGGCCGATGCCGCCTATGCCGCACTGGGCGATGGCCGCCAGCACGATGAGCTGCTGAGCTATCCGGTCGCATTCGAACAATCGTGGCTGCACGAGGAACTGCACGTCGCGCGCAACTTCAAGCCGTGGATGAGCAAGGGGCTGATCACGGGCACGATCATGACCGGCATCGACCAGATCGTGTTCAAGGGCAGGGCGCCGTGGACGCTGCACCACAACCACGCGGACCACGAATGCCTGCGCCCTGCCTCAAGCTTCAAGCCCATCGCCTATCCGAAGCCGGACGGCAAGCTGACGTTCGACCGCCTGTCGTCCGTGTTCATCTCGAACACGAACCATGCGGAAGACCAGCCCATCCACCTTACGCTGAAAAACCCGAACGTGCCGGTCGACGTGAACCTGGCCAGGTTCGCGGGGCCGGAACAACGCTACTGCCCGGCCGGCGTGTACGAGTTCGTGAAGACGGACGAAGGCAAGGACCGCCTGCAGATCAACGCGCAGAACTGCGTGCACTGCAAGACGTGCGATATCAAGGACCCGACGCAGAACATCGTGTGGGTCACGCCGGAAGGCGGCGGCGGGCCGAACTACCCAAATATGTAG
- a CDS encoding electron transfer flavoprotein subunit alpha/FixB family protein — MTTLVIAEHDNVSLKGSTLNTVTAALQCSAEVHVLVAGYMASQAAEAAAGLTGVTRVFLADGPQLADGLAENVAEQVLALAGNYGHILAPATAYGKNILPRVAARLDVAQISEITKVVTPDTFERPIYAGNAIATVQSTEPVKVITVRTTGFEAVSMGGSAVVEGIVPVGEEGKSRVVAREVAKSERPELTAAKVIVSGGRGMGSGEAFKILEPLADRLGAAMGASRAAVDAGFVPNDWQVGQTGKVVAPQLYIAVGISGAIQHLAGMKDSKTIVAINKDPEAPIFQVADYGIVGDLFDIVPALSKALD, encoded by the coding sequence ATGACAACACTGGTTATTGCAGAACACGACAACGTTTCCCTCAAAGGCAGTACGCTGAACACTGTCACTGCGGCGTTGCAATGCAGCGCCGAAGTGCACGTGCTGGTGGCTGGCTACATGGCCAGCCAGGCGGCCGAGGCAGCTGCTGGGCTTACCGGCGTCACCAGGGTGTTCCTCGCCGATGGGCCGCAGCTTGCCGACGGGCTGGCCGAAAACGTGGCTGAACAGGTGCTTGCGCTGGCCGGCAACTATGGCCACATCCTGGCACCGGCGACCGCCTATGGCAAGAATATCCTGCCGCGCGTGGCGGCGCGGCTCGACGTCGCACAGATTTCGGAAATCACCAAAGTGGTGACGCCGGACACATTCGAGCGCCCGATCTATGCTGGCAATGCGATAGCCACGGTGCAGTCGACCGAACCTGTGAAGGTGATCACTGTGCGCACTACCGGCTTCGAGGCGGTCTCGATGGGCGGCTCGGCGGTCGTCGAAGGGATCGTGCCGGTCGGTGAGGAGGGCAAGTCCCGTGTCGTGGCGCGCGAGGTCGCGAAGTCGGAACGTCCCGAACTGACGGCGGCGAAGGTGATCGTCTCCGGCGGCCGAGGCATGGGCTCGGGCGAGGCATTCAAGATCCTGGAGCCGCTGGCCGACAGGTTGGGCGCCGCGATGGGCGCGTCGCGTGCGGCGGTTGACGCGGGGTTCGTTCCGAACGACTGGCAGGTGGGGCAAACCGGCAAGGTGGTGGCACCGCAGCTTTACATCGCGGTGGGCATCTCGGGAGCGATCCAGCACCTGGCTGGCATGAAGGATTCGAAGACGATCGTGGCAATCAACAAGGACCCGGAAGCGCCGATTTTCCAGGTCGCCGATTACGGCATCGTTGGCGATCTGTTCGACATCGTGCCGGCCCTGAGCAAGGCGCTGGACTGA
- a CDS encoding electron transfer flavoprotein subunit beta/FixA family protein: protein MKALVAVKRVVDYNVKIRVKSDGSGVDTANVKMGLNPFDEIAVEEAVRLKEAGKIDEVVAVSCGVQQCQETLRTAMAIGADRGIFVDTTDDLQPLAVAKLLRAIIDREKPQIVILGKQAIDDDCNQTGQMLAALLGWGQATFASKVVIEDGRAVVTREVDGGFETLALPLPAIVTTDLRLNEPRYVTLPNIMKAKKKPLDSVKPADLGVDVTPRLKTLKISEPSKRSAGVIVSDVAELVRKLKNEAKVV from the coding sequence GTGAAAGCATTAGTCGCTGTCAAGCGCGTAGTGGACTACAACGTCAAGATCCGCGTGAAATCAGACGGAAGCGGTGTCGATACCGCCAATGTCAAGATGGGTTTGAATCCCTTCGACGAAATCGCCGTCGAGGAAGCTGTACGGCTGAAGGAGGCCGGCAAGATCGATGAGGTGGTCGCAGTTTCCTGTGGCGTGCAGCAGTGCCAGGAAACGTTGCGCACTGCAATGGCGATCGGTGCCGACCGTGGCATCTTCGTCGACACCACCGACGACCTGCAGCCGCTGGCCGTGGCCAAGCTGCTGCGAGCGATCATTGACAGGGAAAAGCCGCAGATCGTCATCCTCGGGAAGCAGGCGATCGATGACGACTGCAACCAGACGGGCCAGATGCTTGCCGCCCTGCTGGGATGGGGCCAGGCCACCTTCGCCTCGAAGGTCGTCATCGAGGACGGCCGTGCTGTCGTCACCCGCGAAGTCGACGGCGGCTTCGAAACCCTGGCGCTGCCGCTGCCGGCCATCGTGACCACCGACCTGCGGCTCAACGAGCCGCGCTACGTCACGCTGCCAAACATCATGAAGGCGAAAAAGAAGCCGCTGGACAGCGTTAAGCCGGCGGACCTCGGTGTGGACGTGACGCCGCGCCTGAAGACGTTGAAGATCTCGGAGCCTTCGAAGCGTTCCGCTGGCGTCATCGTCAGCGATGTGGCCGAACTGGTCAGGAAGCTGAAGAACGAAGCCAAGGTCGTCTAG
- a CDS encoding hydroxymethylglutaryl-CoA lyase, whose protein sequence is MTLPKHVKLVEVGPRDGLQNEKETVPAEVKIELVERLAAAGLPNIEAASFVSPKWVPQMATSGEVMENLRRRPGVLYSALTPNMKGFEAALAARADEVVIFGSASEAFSQRNINCSIAESVERFRDVARAAKDNGIRLRGSISCSFGCPYEGEIAPDAVADVVRRMRDLGCDEIDIADTIGVGTPGKIATVYEAIAKEYPLGQLSGHFHDTYGQALVNIYAALQVGVSIFHASVAGLGGCPYAKGATGNVATEDVVYMLDGLGIHTGVHLDQVVDAGQFISRQLGRKAASRAGNAIANRRAG, encoded by the coding sequence ATGACACTACCCAAGCATGTGAAGCTCGTCGAAGTCGGTCCGCGCGACGGCCTCCAGAATGAGAAGGAGACCGTCCCGGCCGAGGTCAAGATCGAGCTGGTCGAACGGCTTGCCGCAGCGGGCCTGCCGAATATCGAAGCGGCGTCCTTCGTATCGCCGAAGTGGGTGCCGCAGATGGCGACCTCCGGCGAGGTGATGGAGAACCTTCGCCGCCGACCGGGCGTGCTCTATTCGGCGCTCACGCCCAACATGAAAGGCTTCGAGGCGGCCCTGGCTGCACGGGCTGACGAAGTCGTCATCTTCGGTTCGGCCTCGGAGGCCTTCTCCCAGCGGAACATCAACTGCTCGATTGCCGAATCCGTCGAGCGTTTCCGCGACGTCGCGCGTGCGGCCAAGGACAACGGCATCCGGCTGCGGGGCAGCATCAGCTGCTCGTTCGGCTGTCCCTATGAGGGCGAGATCGCGCCGGATGCGGTGGCCGATGTGGTACGCCGCATGCGCGACCTCGGCTGCGACGAGATCGACATCGCCGACACCATCGGCGTGGGCACGCCAGGCAAGATCGCGACCGTCTACGAGGCCATTGCGAAAGAGTATCCGCTTGGCCAGCTGTCTGGCCACTTCCACGATACCTACGGCCAGGCGCTCGTCAACATCTACGCCGCGCTGCAGGTCGGCGTATCGATCTTCCATGCCTCGGTTGCGGGATTGGGCGGCTGCCCGTATGCGAAAGGCGCGACGGGGAATGTGGCGACGGAGGACGTGGTCTACATGCTCGATGGGCTCGGTATCCATACGGGCGTCCACCTGGACCAGGTGGTCGATGCCGGTCAGTTCATCTCGCGCCAGCTCGGGCGCAAGGCGGCAAGCCGGGCCGGCAACGCCATCGCGAACCGGCGGGCCGGCTGA
- a CDS encoding acetyl-CoA carboxylase biotin carboxylase subunit: MFKKILIANRGEIACRVAATARRLGIKTVAVYSEADTDAKHVAACDEAVLLGPASAKESYLRADKIIEAALATGAQAIHPGYGFLSENEDFADGCARAGLVFIGPPASAIRAMGSKSAAKQLMESADVPLVPGYHGENQDAGFLRQQAGQIGYPVLLKASAGGGGKGMRIVERDEDFDAALKSCKREAINSFGDDRVLVEKYLIRPRHIEIQVFADTHGNCVYLFERDCSVQRRHQKVLEEAPAPDMSEQRRRSMGQAAVNAAKAVGYVGAGTVEFIANQDGSFYFMEMNTRLQVEHPVTEMITGTDLVEWQLRVAAGESLPKRQDELTIHGHALEARIYAENPEKGFLPSIGTLLRVRTPAAVQFELGADGAGADPAAVRIDSGVREGDAISPFYDPMIAKLIVWGRDRDEALARMARALADYQVVGLATNVAFLKRLVESEPFANADLDTGLIERHRDALFPVPQPAGLHVLALAAVKLLDGEHACGTRDPWSDTDGWRMNGTFTRNLAFTGEAGPQVLGLRYSRQGWAMQAAGQDALVSVAGQNDGQITLKLDGSVVRGTVAREGDTFHVFTNGQHVVLQYSDPLAHAGEAEAESGRLTAPMPGKIVALLVEKGAVVEKGSPLLIMEAMKMEHTIYAPASGTVEELLYTVGDQVTDGVQLLAFTTD, translated from the coding sequence ATGTTCAAGAAAATCCTGATCGCCAACCGCGGGGAAATCGCCTGCCGGGTCGCGGCGACGGCGCGCCGTCTCGGCATCAAGACCGTCGCGGTCTACTCCGAAGCGGACACGGATGCGAAACACGTCGCGGCTTGCGATGAAGCCGTCCTGCTCGGCCCGGCCTCGGCCAAGGAAAGCTACCTGAGGGCTGACAAGATCATCGAGGCCGCGCTTGCGACCGGCGCCCAGGCCATCCACCCGGGCTACGGCTTCCTGTCCGAGAACGAGGACTTTGCCGACGGCTGCGCGCGGGCGGGCCTGGTCTTCATCGGCCCGCCGGCTTCGGCAATCCGCGCGATGGGTTCGAAGTCCGCCGCCAAACAGTTGATGGAGTCGGCCGACGTTCCTCTGGTGCCGGGCTACCACGGCGAGAACCAGGATGCCGGCTTCTTGCGCCAGCAGGCCGGCCAGATCGGCTATCCGGTGCTGCTGAAGGCCAGCGCGGGCGGCGGCGGCAAGGGCATGCGCATCGTCGAACGCGACGAAGACTTCGACGCGGCGCTCAAGTCCTGCAAGCGCGAGGCGATCAACAGCTTCGGCGACGATCGCGTCCTCGTCGAGAAATACCTGATCCGGCCACGCCACATCGAGATCCAGGTATTCGCCGACACGCACGGCAACTGCGTGTATCTGTTCGAGCGCGACTGCTCGGTACAGCGCCGGCACCAGAAAGTGCTGGAAGAGGCGCCCGCGCCCGACATGTCCGAGCAGCGGAGGCGCTCGATGGGGCAGGCCGCCGTCAATGCGGCGAAGGCTGTCGGTTACGTCGGCGCCGGCACCGTGGAATTCATCGCCAACCAGGACGGCAGCTTCTACTTCATGGAGATGAACACGCGCCTGCAGGTGGAGCACCCGGTCACGGAGATGATCACGGGTACCGACCTGGTCGAGTGGCAGCTGCGGGTCGCGGCCGGCGAGTCGCTGCCGAAGCGCCAGGACGAGCTGACCATCCATGGCCACGCGCTGGAAGCACGCATCTACGCCGAGAATCCGGAAAAAGGTTTCCTGCCCTCGATCGGCACCTTGCTGCGCGTGCGTACCCCGGCCGCGGTGCAGTTCGAACTCGGCGCGGACGGCGCAGGCGCAGATCCCGCGGCGGTGCGCATCGATTCGGGCGTGCGCGAGGGCGATGCGATCTCGCCGTTCTACGACCCGATGATCGCCAAGCTGATCGTCTGGGGACGCGACCGCGACGAGGCGTTGGCCCGCATGGCGCGTGCCCTGGCCGACTACCAGGTCGTCGGCCTGGCGACCAACGTTGCCTTCCTCAAGCGCCTGGTGGAAAGCGAGCCGTTTGCCAATGCGGATCTGGACACGGGCCTGATCGAACGCCATCGTGACGCGCTTTTCCCGGTACCGCAACCGGCCGGATTGCACGTGCTGGCACTGGCGGCCGTCAAGCTGCTCGACGGCGAACATGCGTGCGGCACTCGCGACCCGTGGAGCGATACGGATGGCTGGCGCATGAACGGCACATTCACCCGCAACCTCGCGTTCACCGGCGAAGCGGGCCCGCAGGTGCTGGGACTTCGCTACAGCCGGCAGGGCTGGGCGATGCAAGCCGCGGGACAGGATGCGTTGGTCAGCGTGGCGGGACAGAACGACGGACAGATCACCCTCAAGCTCGATGGGAGTGTCGTACGAGGCACCGTGGCCCGCGAAGGCGACACCTTCCACGTCTTTACGAACGGCCAGCACGTCGTACTGCAGTACAGCGATCCGCTCGCCCATGCCGGTGAGGCCGAGGCAGAAAGCGGCAGGCTCACGGCACCGATGCCCGGCAAGATCGTCGCCCTGCTGGTGGAAAAAGGCGCGGTCGTCGAAAAAGGCTCGCCGTTGCTGATCATGGAGGCGATGAAAATGGAGCACACCATTTACGCACCTGCCAGCGGCACTGTCGAGGAACTGCTGTATACGGTTGGCGACCAGGTGACCGATGGCGTGCAACTGCTGGCCTTTACCACTGACTGA
- a CDS encoding enoyl-CoA hydratase/isomerase family protein, translating to MNKYDTVEISVEDKVATITLNRPDVRNAFNETTIADLAMAFDEVGREEQIRAIVLAAKGPAFCAGADLNWMKKMAGYSREENEADALRLADMLCTIYFSPKPVVAKVQGDCYAGGMGLVAVCDIVVASEGMNFCLSEVKLGLIPATISPYVIKAMGEQASRRYFLTAERFDAREAKRLGLAHEVVPAEALDATVDGIVKALVNNSPNAVREAKKLVRDIARLPIDDMLLADTARRIAHIRASAEGREGVASFLQKRKPAWLS from the coding sequence ATGAACAAATACGACACCGTCGAGATCTCCGTTGAGGACAAGGTCGCGACCATCACCCTGAACCGCCCCGACGTACGGAATGCTTTCAACGAGACCACGATCGCCGACCTGGCGATGGCCTTCGATGAAGTGGGCCGAGAGGAGCAAATCCGCGCCATCGTGCTGGCTGCGAAGGGTCCGGCCTTCTGCGCCGGCGCCGACCTGAATTGGATGAAGAAGATGGCCGGCTACTCTCGCGAGGAAAACGAGGCCGACGCCCTGCGCCTGGCCGACATGCTGTGCACTATCTACTTCAGCCCGAAGCCGGTGGTAGCCAAGGTCCAGGGCGACTGCTACGCCGGCGGCATGGGCCTGGTAGCGGTATGCGACATCGTGGTGGCGAGCGAGGGCATGAACTTCTGCCTGTCCGAAGTGAAGCTGGGCCTGATCCCGGCCACGATTTCCCCCTACGTCATCAAGGCGATGGGCGAGCAGGCCTCGCGCCGCTACTTCCTCACCGCCGAGCGCTTCGACGCCCGCGAAGCGAAGCGCCTCGGCCTGGCCCACGAGGTGGTGCCGGCCGAAGCGCTCGACGCCACCGTCGACGGCATCGTCAAGGCACTGGTGAACAACAGCCCGAACGCGGTGCGCGAAGCGAAGAAGCTGGTGCGCGACATCGCCAGGCTGCCGATCGACGACATGCTGCTGGCCGATACCGCCCGCCGCATCGCGCATATCCGTGCATCTGCAGAGGGACGCGAAGGGGTTGCGTCCTTCCTCCAGAAGCGCAAGCCGGCGTGGCTGTCATAA
- a CDS encoding carboxyl transferase domain-containing protein, translating into MSTIESKLNPRSEDFKANTAAMQAVVDDLRAKVAAVAMGGGETASAKHVARGKLLPRERVQMLLDPGTPFLEFSQMAAYAMYDDAAPAAGIITGIGRVAGQECVIVCNDATVKGGTYYPMTVKKHLRAQEIAEQNNLPCIYLVDSGGANLPNQDDVFPDRDHFGRIFYNQANLSAKGIPQIAVVMGSCTAGGAYVPAMSDESIIVKEQGTIFLGGPPLVKAATGEVVTAEDLGGGDVHTRLSGVVDHLAQNDTHALALARKIISNLNRVKPQQGALRESVEPKYAPEELYGVIPVDTRKPFDVREVIARIVDGSEFDEFKARYGTTLVCGFAHIFGMKVGIIANNGILFSEAALKGTHFIELCCQRKIPLVFLQNITGFMVGRKYENEGIARNGAKMVTAVATASVPKFTVIIGGSFGAGNYGMCGRAFSPRFLWMWPNARISVMGGDQAASVLATVKRDGIEAKGGQWSPDEEAAFKQPIKEQYEHQGHPYYATARLWDDGVIDPADTRTVLGLGLSAALNAPIEDTKFGVFRM; encoded by the coding sequence ATGAGCACAATCGAATCCAAACTCAACCCGCGCAGCGAGGATTTCAAGGCCAATACCGCAGCCATGCAAGCAGTGGTGGACGACCTGCGCGCGAAAGTCGCCGCTGTCGCCATGGGCGGCGGCGAAACGGCCAGCGCGAAACACGTCGCGCGCGGCAAACTGCTGCCGCGCGAGCGCGTGCAAATGCTGCTCGATCCGGGCACCCCGTTCCTCGAATTCTCCCAGATGGCGGCGTACGCCATGTACGACGATGCCGCGCCCGCGGCCGGCATCATCACGGGCATCGGCCGCGTGGCGGGCCAGGAATGCGTCATCGTCTGTAACGACGCCACCGTCAAGGGCGGCACGTATTACCCGATGACGGTCAAGAAGCACCTGCGCGCGCAGGAGATCGCCGAGCAGAACAACCTGCCCTGCATCTACCTCGTCGACTCGGGCGGCGCCAACCTGCCGAACCAGGACGACGTGTTCCCCGACCGCGACCACTTCGGCCGCATCTTCTATAACCAGGCGAACCTGTCGGCAAAAGGCATTCCGCAGATCGCCGTCGTGATGGGTTCCTGCACGGCGGGCGGCGCGTACGTGCCGGCGATGAGCGACGAATCCATCATCGTCAAGGAACAGGGCACGATCTTCCTGGGCGGTCCGCCGCTCGTGAAGGCGGCGACGGGCGAAGTCGTCACGGCCGAGGACCTCGGCGGCGGCGATGTCCACACGCGCCTGTCCGGCGTGGTCGACCACCTGGCACAGAACGACACTCACGCGCTGGCACTCGCGCGCAAGATCATCTCGAACCTGAACCGCGTGAAACCCCAGCAGGGCGCGCTGCGCGAAAGCGTCGAGCCGAAGTACGCGCCGGAAGAACTGTACGGCGTGATCCCCGTCGACACGAGAAAACCGTTCGACGTGCGCGAGGTCATCGCCCGCATCGTCGACGGCAGCGAGTTCGACGAATTCAAGGCGCGCTACGGCACGACGCTTGTCTGCGGCTTCGCGCACATCTTCGGCATGAAGGTCGGGATCATCGCCAACAACGGCATCCTGTTCTCGGAAGCCGCGCTGAAGGGCACGCACTTCATCGAGCTGTGCTGCCAGAGAAAAATCCCGCTCGTCTTCCTGCAGAACATCACCGGTTTCATGGTCGGCCGCAAGTACGAAAACGAAGGCATCGCCCGCAACGGCGCCAAGATGGTGACCGCGGTCGCGACGGCATCCGTGCCGAAATTCACCGTGATCATCGGCGGCAGCTTCGGCGCCGGTAACTACGGCATGTGCGGCCGTGCGTTCTCGCCGCGCTTCCTGTGGATGTGGCCCAATGCGCGCATCTCCGTGATGGGCGGCGACCAGGCTGCGTCCGTGCTGGCGACCGTCAAGCGCGACGGCATCGAGGCCAAGGGCGGCCAATGGTCGCCCGATGAGGAAGCCGCGTTCAAGCAGCCGATCAAGGAACAGTACGAGCACCAGGGCCACCCGTATTACGCCACCGCGCGCCTGTGGGACGACGGCGTGATCGACCCGGCCGATACGCGCACGGTGCTGGGACTGGGCCTCTCGGCCGCGCTGAACGCGCCGATCGAAGACACGAAATTCGGCGTGTTCAGGATGTAA
- a CDS encoding isovaleryl-CoA dehydrogenase, whose amino-acid sequence MTRYVELPGLSFAHGEDIAALREAVQQFAASEIAPRAAEIDRTDQFPMDLWKKMGELGLLGITVGEEYGGANMGYLAHIVAMEEISRASASVGLSYGAHSNLCVNQIKRNGNDEQKRKYLPKLISGEHVGALAMSEPNAGSDVVSMKLRADLKGDRYVLNGTKMWITNGPDADTLVVYAKTDIEAGPRGMTAFLIEKGFKGFSIAQKLDKLGMRGSHTGELVFQDCEVPVENVLGGVGKGVNVLMSGLDFERTVLSGGPLGIMSACMDAVVPYIHERKQFGQAIGEFQLMQGKIADMYSTMMACRAYVYAVGQACDRASNPEQVRALRKDAAGAILYSAEKATWMAGEAIQTLGGNGYINEYPVGRLWRDAKLYEIGAGTSEIRRMLIGRELFSETA is encoded by the coding sequence ATGACAAGGTATGTTGAGCTTCCAGGTTTATCGTTCGCTCATGGCGAAGACATTGCCGCGTTGCGCGAAGCGGTACAACAGTTCGCCGCGAGCGAAATCGCCCCGCGCGCGGCCGAGATCGACCGCACCGACCAGTTCCCGATGGACCTGTGGAAAAAGATGGGCGAGCTGGGCCTGCTCGGCATCACCGTCGGCGAGGAATACGGCGGCGCCAACATGGGGTACCTGGCGCACATCGTCGCCATGGAAGAAATCTCGCGCGCATCGGCCTCCGTCGGCCTGTCGTACGGTGCGCACTCGAATCTGTGCGTCAACCAGATCAAGCGCAACGGCAACGACGAGCAGAAGCGCAAATACCTGCCCAAGCTGATCTCGGGCGAGCACGTCGGTGCCTTGGCCATGTCCGAACCGAACGCCGGCTCCGACGTCGTCAGCATGAAGTTGCGCGCCGACCTGAAGGGTGACCGCTACGTTCTGAACGGCACCAAGATGTGGATCACGAACGGTCCGGACGCGGACACCCTCGTCGTCTACGCCAAGACCGACATCGAGGCCGGCCCGCGCGGCATGACCGCCTTCCTCATCGAGAAGGGCTTCAAGGGTTTTTCCATCGCGCAAAAGTTGGACAAACTGGGCATGCGCGGTTCGCACACGGGCGAGCTGGTGTTCCAGGATTGCGAAGTGCCGGTGGAAAACGTGCTGGGCGGCGTGGGCAAGGGTGTCAATGTGCTGATGTCGGGCCTGGATTTCGAACGCACCGTACTTTCCGGCGGCCCGCTGGGCATCATGTCGGCCTGCATGGACGCGGTCGTCCCTTATATCCACGAGCGCAAGCAGTTCGGTCAGGCGATCGGCGAATTCCAGCTCATGCAAGGCAAGATCGCCGACATGTATTCGACCATGATGGCCTGCCGCGCCTATGTCTACGCGGTCGGTCAGGCCTGCGACCGCGCATCGAACCCGGAACAGGTCCGCGCCCTGCGCAAGGACGCGGCCGGCGCCATCCTGTACAGCGCGGAAAAGGCAACGTGGATGGCCGGTGAAGCGATCCAGACGCTGGGCGGCAACGGCTACATCAACGAATATCCGGTGGGCCGTCTGTGGCGCGACGCCAAGCTGTACGAGATCGGCGCCGGCACGAGCGAGATCCGTCGCATGCTGATCGGCCGCGAACTGTTTTCCGAAACCGCGTGA